One genomic window of Saccopteryx bilineata isolate mSacBil1 chromosome 4, mSacBil1_pri_phased_curated, whole genome shotgun sequence includes the following:
- the SRCAP gene encoding helicase SRCAP isoform X3 — protein sequence MQSSPSPAHPQLPILQTQMVSDGMTGSNPVSPASSSSPASSGAGGISPQHIAQDSSLDGPPGPPDGATVSLEGLSLLQAADLTNKGPKWEKSHAEIAEQAKHEAEIETRIAELRKEGFWSLKRLPKVPEPPRPKGHWDYLCEEMQWLSADFAQERRWKRGVARRVVRMVIRHHEEQRQKEERARREEQAKLRRIAAAMAKDVRQFWSNVEKVVQFKQQSRLEEKRKKALDLHLDFIVGQTEKYSDLLSQSLNQPLAPSKAGSSPCRGSSSAASSPPPPVSQLDDEDGDFQPQEEEEEDDEETIEVEEQQEGNDAETQRREIELLRREGELPLEELLRSLPPQLLGGPSSPAGTPSSHDSDTRDGPEDGEDEPPQMLKVKPTPSSVTQRNKKPWHPDEDDEEFTANEDEAEDEEETIAAEEQLEGEVDHAMELSELAQEGALSVEELLRRYTGACASDASAAGSASSDEGGDDEGDAHSSDCEAEEGPREDSSSQSDSAEEPSEDAEDGEDEHSEEEEEEEETSVSSEDEGSESEGSEESQSQSQAEEEEEEEEEDDFGVEYLLAGDEAQSEADAGSGPPTPGPATARGPKKEITDIAAAAESLQPKGYTLATTQVKTPIPLLLRGQLREYQHIGLDWLVTMYEKKLNGILADEMGLGKTIQTISLLAHLACDKGNWGPHLIIVPTSVMLNWEMELKRWCPSFKILTYYGAQKERKLKRQGWTKPNAFHVCITSYKLVLQDHQAFRRKNWRYLILDEAQNIKNFKSQRWQSLLNFNSQRRLLLTGTPLQNSLMELWSLMHFLMPHVFQSHREFKEWFSNPLTGMIEGSQEYNEGLVKRLHKVLRPFLLRRVKVDVEKQMPKKYEHVIRCRLSKRQRCLYDDFMAQTTTKETLATGHFMSVINILMQLRKVCNHPNLFDPRPVTSPFITPGICFSTASLVLRATDVHPLQRIDMGRFDLIGLEGRISRYETDTFLPRHRLSRRVLLEVATAPDPPPRPKPVKMKVNRMLQPVPKQEGRTVVVVNSPRTLLGPVPVRPPPGPEHPAQPVPGPAPPVLPAPLIVSASPAAPPLVPASRPPGPVLPPLQPSSGPLPQVLPTPLGVLSGTSRPPTPTLSLKPAPPAPVRLSPAPPPGSSGLLKPLTVPPGYTFSSAAAATTTSATTATAPPAAVPAPSPAPQRLILSPDMQARLPSGEVVSIGQLASLAQRPVASAGGSKPLTFQIQGNKLTLTGAQVRQLAVGQPRPLQRNVVHLVSAGGQHHLISQPAHVALIQAVAPTPGPTPVSVLPSSTPSTTPAPTGLSLPLAANQVPPTMVNNTGVVKIVVRQAPRDGLTPVPPLAPAPRPSSSGLPAVLTPRPTLTPGRLPTPTLGTARAPIPTSTLVRPLLKLVHSPSPEVSASAPGAAPLTISSSLPVPSSLLGPASSPVPVPNSSPLASPASCTVSVPVSSSLPVSVSTTLPVTASAPLAIPVSAPLHVSASGPAVLTNVTPTLAPVVSAAPGPPSLAPAGAAPSASTLTLGLATTSSLSPSQAPGHPLLLAPASSHVPGLNSAMAPACSPVLVPASALTNSFPAAPNSAPAQASLLAPAPPASQALASSPAPVAAPQTAVLAPPAPSLAPLPVLASSSAPGAPLASASSLVPVSTTVLAPSSTPTMVPAPIPSPLPGPASTPALALAPALAATLGGSSPSQTLSLGTGNPQRPFPAQTLSLTPASPLVPAPAQTLSLAPGPPLGPTQTLSLAPASPMGPTPSHTLTLAPVSSSASLLTPASVQTLTLNPGPVPLPTSGPATAQTLALAPASASTQAPASQASSHVVSASGAAPLPVTMVSRLPVAKDEPETLTLGSGPPSPPSTATSFSGPRPRRQPPPPPRSPFYLDSLEEKRKRQRSERLERIFQLSEAHGALAPMYGTEVLDFCTLPQPVASPVGPCSPCPSHPTFWTYTEAACRAVLFPQQRLDQLSEIIERFIFVMPPVEAPPPSLHACHPPPWLAPRQAAFQEQLARELWPRARPLHRIVCNMRTQFPDLRLIQYDCGKLQTLAVLLRQLKVEGHRVLIFTQMTRMLDVLEQFLTYHGHLYLRLDGSTRVEQRQALMERFNADKRIFCFILSTRSGGVGVNLTGADTVVFYDSDWNPTMDAQAQDRCHRIGQTRDVHIYRLISERTVEENILKKANQKRMLGDMAIEGGNFTTAYFKQQTIRELFDMPLEEPSGSSVPSAPEEEEETVASKQTHILEQALCRAEDEEDIRAATQAKAEQVAELAEFNENDGFPAGEGEEAGRPGAEEEEMSRAEQEIAALVEQLTPIERYAMKFLEASLEEVSREELKQAEEQVEAARKDLDQAKEEVFRLPQEEEEGPGAGDEVSCGTAGGSHRRSKKVKAPERPGTRVSERLRGARAETQGANHTPAVSTHHTRNTSTAPRCSPARERVPRPVPRPRPPPTSAPAAVPVPVPVPAPIPISAPDPLTMLPVHILPSPPLPSQVPPSCSSACTPPPACTPPPAHTPPPAQTSILTPTSPLLLGLPSVPIFPPVTKLPLGMGPEAELCAQALASAESLELADIASSEAPPLPRVPPKDLLPVAVETRPVSEKNLSLASSAHSPILEAGSFPESQEREPEPAEGTVLTVLTGGEEVPACLSKNSGLALPPSAAPSELLQLPLEADRNSEELVEARTPTPSPQKPQELVSPEVTAPSASSSATSSPEGSSLARPPRRRTSADVEIRGQGAGRPGQPPGPKVLRKLPGRLVTVVEEKELVRRRRQQRGTANTLAPGAMEKMGTSPGSPSARSVSGPECSPSTSGPCEAAPLSTLPALTQQPFVARRRIELGVSGESGPENGERALLAVTPPALKRRRGRPPKNRSPADTARGTDEAPPSTSKGKSNGAEAVPGAETLIVTEPVPGPQLISGPQHLGPQPIHRPEPIILSPVEKRRRGRPPKARDLPIPGTISSQGDGSLESRTQPLPMPPPVPPLPSLLACPIATVANTVTTLTISTSPPKRKRGRPPKNPPSPRPSQLPVLDRDPSSVLESCGLGRRQQGQGESEGSSSDEDGSRPLTRLARLRLEAEGVRGRKSEGSMVVAVIQDDLDLADGGPGGLELTPPVVSLAPKLRSTRLRPGSLVPPLETEKVPRKRAGVPVGRGPAPTKRGRLQSPSPLGPEGSVEESEAEASGEEEEGDGTPRRRPGPHRLGGTANQGDQRILRSSAPPHPAGPTVSHRGRKAKT from the exons GTGGTACAATTCAAGCAACAGTCCCGGCTGGAGGAAAAGCGCAAGAAAGCTCTCGACCTGCACCTGGACTTCATTGTGGGGCAAACTGAAAAGTACTCAGACCTACTGTCTCAGAGCCTCAACCAGCCACTCGCCCCCAGCAAAGCCGGCTCCTCCCCTTGTCGCGGCTCCTCCTCAGCGGCCTCGAGTCCTCCACCTCCCGTTTCCCAGCTGGATGATGAAG ATGGGGACTTCCAAccccaagaggaggaggaagaggatgatgAGGAGACGATTGAGGTTGAAGAACAGCAGGAAGGCAATGATGCGGAGACCCAGAGGCGTGAGATTGAGCTGCTTAGACGTGAGGGAGAACTGCCACTGGAAGAGCTGCTGCGCTCCCTTCCCCCGCAGCTGCTTGGGGGGCCATCCAGCCCTGCGGGAACCCCATCATCTCATGATAGTGATACCCGAGATGGGCCTGAAGATGGTGAAGATGAGCCCCCTCAGATGTTGAAG GTGAAACCCACACCCTCCTCAGTTACGCAGCGCAACAAAAAACCTTGGCATCCAGATGAGGACGATGAAGAGTTCACTGCTAATGAGGATGAAG CGGAGGACGAAGAGGAGACCATAGCAGCTGAAGAGCAGCTGGAAGGGGAGGTGGATCATGCCATGGAGCTGAGCGAGTTGGCTCAAGAAG GGGCGCTGTCCGTGGAGGAGCTGCTGCGGCGCTACACAGGAGCCTGTGCCTCCGATGcctctgctgctggctctgccaGCAGTGACGAGGGCGGCGACGACGAGGGCGACGCCCACAGCTCTGACTGTGAGGCCGAGGAGGGCCCTCGAGAGGACAGCAGCAGTCAGTCAG ACTCTGCTGAGGAGCCGAGCGAGGACGCGGAGGACGGGGAGGATGAGCATtccgaggaggaggaagaggaggaggagacaagCGTGAGTTCCGAGGATGAGGGCTCCGAGTCAGAGGGCTCCGAGGAGTCCCAATCGCAGAGCCaggcagaagaggaggaggaggaggaagaggaggacgaCTTTGGGGTGGAGTACTTGCTTGCTGGGGACGAAGCGCAGAGTGAGGCCGACGCTGGCAgtggcccccccaccccagggcccgCCACTGCTCGGGGCCCCAAGAAAGAAATCACAGATATTGCTGCCGCAGCTGAAAGTCTCCAGCCCAAGGGTTACACCTTGGCCACGACCCAG GTGAAGACGCCCATTCCCTTGCTGCTGCGGGGCCAGCTGCGGGAGTACCAGCACATTGGGTTGGACTGGCTGGTTACTATGTATGAGAAGAAACTTAATGGCATTCTTGCTGATGAGATGGGGCTAGGCAAGACGATCCAGACCATCTCCCTGCTTGCCCACTTGGCTTGTGACAAAG GTAACTGGGGTCCTCATTTGATCATTGTCCCCACCAGTGTGATGTTGAACTGGGAGATGGAGCTGAAGCGTTGGTGCCCCAGCTTTAAAATCCTCACTTACTATGGAGCCCAGAAAGAGAGGAAACTCAAACGGCAG GGCTGGACCAAGCCCAATGCCTTCCATGTGTGTATCACATCTTACAAGCTGGTGCTGCAGGACCACCAGGCCTTTCGCCGTAAGAACTGGCGCTATCTCATTCTGGATGAGGCTCAGAACATCAAGAACTTCAAGTCACAGCGTTGGCAGTCACTGCTCAACTTCAACAG CCAGAGACGTCTGCTTCTGACAGGAACTCCCTTGCAGAACAGCCTCATGGAGCTGTGGTCCTTGATGCACTTTTTGATGCCCCATGTCTTCCAGTCTCATCGAGAGTTCAAGGAGTGGTTCTCTAACCCCCTAACTGGCATGATTGAGGGCAGCCAAGAGTACAATGAAGGTCTAGTCAAACGCCTCCACAAG GTTTTGCGGCCTTTTTTGCTGCGCCGAGTTAAGGTGGATGTTGAGAAGCAGATGCCTAAAAAGTATGAGCATGTTATCCGCTGCCGGCTCTCCAAGCGCCAGCGCTGTCTCTATGATGACTTCATGGCACAGACCAC aaCTAAGGAGACACTAGCCACTGGCCATTTCATGAGTGTCATCAACATTTTGATGCAGTTGCGAAAAGTCTGCAATCACCCAAACCTGTTCGATCCTCGACCTGTTACCTCCCCCTTCATCACCCCAGGCATCTGCTTCAGCACTGCCTCTCTGGTCCTGAGGGCCACTGACGTCCATCCCCTCCAG CGGATAGACATGGGTCGTTTTGACCTTATTGGCCTGGAGGGTCGAATCTCTAGATATGAGACTGACACATTTCTACCCCGGCACCGCCTGTCCCGCCGGGTACTGCTAGAGGTGGCTACTGCTCCTgaccccccaccccggcccaaGCCAGTCAAGATGAAGGTCAACAG GATGCTGCAGCCAGTGCCCAAGCAAGAAGGCCGTACAGTGGTGGTCGTGAACAGCCCACGGACCCTCCTGGGTCCTGTCCCAGTCCGACCCCCTCCAGGCCCTGAGCACCCCGCTCAGCCCGTCCCTGGCCCTGCCCCTCCAGTGCTGCCAGCGCCCCTGATAGTGTCTGCCTCGCCTGCTGCCCCGCCACTTGTCCCGGCCTCCCGGCCTCCTGGCCCTGTGCTGCCCCCGCTGCAGCCCAGCAGCGGGCCTCTTCCCCAGG TGCTGCCTACCCCGCTGGGGGTCCTGAGCGGGACCTCACGGCCCCCTACACCAACCCTGTCCCTGAAGCCAGCCCCACCTGCCCCTGTTCGCCTGagtcctgccccacccccaggctcctCCGGCCTATTGAAGCCCCTGACAGTGCCACCAGGCTACACCttctcttctgctgctgctgccaccaccACCTCTGCCACCACAGCCACCGCCCCCCCCGCAGCAGTCCCAGCTCCTAGTCCTGCACCACAGCGCCTCATCCTGTCTCCTGATATGCAGGCTCGCCTACCCT CAGGTGAAGTGGTCAGCATTGGCCAGTTGGCCTCACTTGCACAACGTCCAGTGGCTAGTGCAGGGGGAAGCAAACCTCTCACCTTCCAAATCCAGGGCAACAAGCTGACTTTGACTGGTGCCCAGGTGCGCCAACTTGCCGTGGGGCAGCCCCGCCCGCTGCAAA GGAATGTGGTGCACCTGGTGTCAGCAGGGGGGCAGCACCACCTCATCAGCCAGCCTGCCCATGTGGCCCTCATCCAGGCCGTGGCCCCAACCCCTGGCCCCACCCCTGTCTCTGTGCTGCCTTCTTCGACCCCCAgcaccacccctgcccccactggCCTCAGCCTTCCGCTTGCTGCTAACCAGG TGCCACCAACCATGGTGAATAACACAGGCGTGGTGAAGATTGTAGTGAGACAGGCCCCTCGGGACGGACTGACTCCTGTTCCTCCGTTGGCCCCAGCACCCCGGCCTTCAAGCTCTGGGCTTCCAGCCGTGTTGACTCCACGCCCCACATTAACCCCTGGCCGGTTACCCACACCTACTCTGGGTACTGCTCGGGCCCCCATACCCACGTCCACTCTGGTGAGGCCCCTTCTCAAGCTGGTCCACAGTCCTTCGCCTGAAGTCAGTG CGTCAGCGCCCGGAGCTGCTCCCTTGAccatctcttcttcccttcctgtgcCATCCTCACTCCTTGGGCCAGCCTCTTCTCCAGTGCCAGTCCCCAACTCCTCTCCCCTTGCCAGTCCCGCATCCTGCACAGTCTCGGTTCCGGTGTCATCGTCACTCCCCGTCTCCGTCTCCACCACGCTTCCTGTCACGGCCTCAGCCCCACTCGCCATCCCTGTCTCAGCTCCCTTACATGTTTCGGCTTCAGGCCCAGCTGTGTTGACCAATGTGACTCCAACACTGGCACCTGTTGTCTCGGCGGCTCCTGGACCACCCTCTTTGGCACCAGCTGGGGCTGCCCCATCAGCGTCAACCTTGACTCTAGGTTTGGCCACAACTTCGTCCCTGTCCCCATCTCAGGCACCTGGTCACCCTCTGTTGTTGGCTCCAGCTTCTTCACATGTTCCAGGGTTGAACTCGGCCATGGCCCCAGCTTGCTCACCTGTGCTGGTGCCAGCTTCTGCCCTGACTAATTCTTTTCCGGCAGCACCAAATTCAGCTCCAGCTCAGGCTTCTCTTCTGGCTCCAGCGCCTCCAGCATCTCAGGCTCTGGCCTCCTCTCCGGCTCCCGTGGCAGCTCCACAGACAGCAGTCCTGGCTCCTCCGGCGCCTTCCCTGGCTCCTCTGCCAGTGCTGGCTTCTTCATCTGCTCCAGGAGCTCCTTTAGCTTCAGCTTCTTCACTGGTGCCAGTCTCAACGACTGTGTTGGCTCCATCATCAACTCCAACTATGGTACCAGCCCCAATTCCATCGCCTCTCCCGGGCCCGGCTTCAACACCGGCGCTGGCCTTAGCCCCAGCTTTAGCGGCCACTCTTGGTGGCTCGTCTCCATCTCAGACACTCTCTTTGGGGACAGGGAACCCCCAGAGGCCCTTTCCGGCTCAGACATTGTCATTGACTCCAGCATCACCCCTAGTACCAGCTCCAGCCCAGACACTGTCTTTGGCACCAGGACCACCACTAGGTCCAACTCAGACGCTGTCTCTGGCTCCTGCTTCTCCGATGGGCCCAACCCCATCTCACACTCTGACTTTGGCTCCGGTGTCATCATCTGCTTCACTCCTGACCCCAGCTTCAGTGCAAACGCTGACCTTGAACCCTGGCCCAGTCCCGCTGCCCACCTCGGGCCCCGCCACAGCGCAGACTCTGGCACTggctccagcctcagcctcaaCCCAGGCCCCAGCTTCCCAGGCATCTTCCCATGTGGTGTCTGCGTCTGGTGCCGCTCCCTTGCCCGTCACCATGGTGTCCCGGCTGCCTGTTGCCAAGGATGAGCCTGAGACACTGACGTTGGGCTCTGGtccccccagccctccctccactgctACCTCGTTCAGTGGTCCCCGGCCTCGACGCCAGCCCCCGCCGCCACCTCGTTCCCCTTTCTATCTG GACTCTCTAGAGGAAAAGCGAAAACGACAGCGGTCTGAACGCCTGGAACGGATTTTCCAACTCAGTGAGGCTCACGGGGCCCTGGCCCCCATGTATGGGACTGAAGTCCTGGATTTCTGTACCCTGCCACAGCCTGTGGCCAGCCCCGTCGGTCCTTGTTCTCCTTGCCCCAGCCACCCCACGTTTTGGACTTACACTGAGGCTGCCTGCCGGGCTGTCCTGTTTCCTCAGCAACGACTGGACCAGCTGTCTGAAATCATTGAGAG GTTCATCTTTGTCATGCCTCCTGTGGAGGCACCTCCCCCTTCCCTACATGCCTGCCACCCACCTCCATGGCTGGCCCCACGTCAGGCAGCCTTCCAGGAGCAATTGGCCCGTGAGCTCTGGCCCCGGGCTCGTCCTTTGCACCGTATTGTGTGTAACATGCGCACCCAGTTCCCGGACTTGAGGCTCATTCAGTATGATTGCG GAAAGTTGCAGACATTAGCCGTGCTGCTGCGACAGCTCAAGGTGGAGGGTCACCGGGTGCTCATCTTCACCCAGATGACCCGGATGCTGGATGTATTGGAGCAGTTTCTCACCTACCACGGCCACCTCTACTTACGTCTAGATGGGTCTACTAGAGTCGAGCAGAGACAG GCCTTGATGGAACGATTCAATGCAGACAAACGCATATTCTGCTTCATCCTTTCCACTCGGAGTGGGGGTGTGGGTGTGAACCTGACAGGAGCAGACACCGTTGTTTTTTATGACAGCGACTGGAACCCCACCATGGATGCTCAGGCCCAGGATCGCTGTCACCGAATTGGCCAGACCCGAGACGTTCACATCTATAG GCTTATCAGTGAACGGACAGTGGAGGAGAACATCCTAAAAAAGGCAAATCAGAAGAGAATGTTGGGAGATATGGCCATTGAGGGAGGCAACTTTACCACTGCCTATTTTAAACAG CAGACCATCCGAGAGCTGTTTGATATGCCCCTGGAGGAGCCGTCTGGCTCGTCTGTACCCTCTGCCcctgaagaggaggaagagaccgTGGCCAGCAAGCAGACTCACATCCTGGAGCAG GCGTTGTGTCGGGCAGAGGATGAAGAAGATATTCGTGCGGCCACCCAGGCCAAGGCTGAACAGGTGGCTGAGCTTGCAGAATTCAATGAGAATGATGGGTTTCCTGCTGGTGAGGGAGAGGAGGCTGGtcggcctggggctgaggaggaggagatgtCCCGGGCTGAGCAAGAAATTGCTGCCCTTGTAGAACAG CTGACCCCTATTGAACGCTATGCTATGAAATTCCTGGAAGCCTCCCTGGAGGAGGTGAGCCGAGAGGAGCTCAAGCAGGCAGAA GAGCAAGTGGAAGCTGCCCGCAAGGACCTGGACCAAGCCAAGGAGGAGGTGTTTCGTCTAccccaagaggaggaggaggggccgggggctggggatgaggTTTCCTGTGGGACTGCTGGAGGCAGCCACCGGCGCAGTAAGAAGGTCAAGGCCCCCGAAAGGCCAGGGACTCGAGTCAGTGAGCGTCTTCGTGGAGCTCGGGCTGAGACTCAAGGGGCAAACCACACTCCTGCCGTGTCCACCCATCATACCCGCAACACCTCCACTGCCCCTCGCTGCAGCCCTGCCAGGGAGCGAGTTCCCAGGCCAGTGCCTAGGCCTCGACCCCCTCCGACTTCAGCCCCTGCTGCAGTTCCTGTTCCTGTCCCAGTCCCTGCCCCAATCCCCATTTCAGCTCCAGACCCATTGACCATGCTTCCTGTCCACATCCTGccttctcccccacttccttcGCAGGTTCCTCCCTCTTGTTCTTCGGCCTGCACGCCGCCTCCTGCCTGTACCCCTCCGCCAGCTCACACCCCACCGCCAGCCCAAACCTCTATCTTAACGCCTACCTCCCCTCTCTTGCTGGGTCTACCTTCTGTGCCCATCTTCCCCCCAGTCACCAAGCTCCCCTTGGGCATGGGGCCTGAGGCAGAGCTGTGTGCACAAGCGTTGGCATCTGCCGAGTCCCTGGAGCTGGCCGATATAGCCAGTTCTGAGGCTCCCCCGCTCCCTCGTGTGCCCCCTAAGGATCTGTTGCCAGTTGCTGTTGAGACCCGGCCTGTGTCAGAGAAGAACCTCTCTCTCGCCTCTTCTGCACATAGCCCAATCCTGGAGGCGGGCAGCTTCCCAGAGAGTCAGGAGCGGGAACCAGAGCCTGCTGAGGGGACCGTCCTCACAGTGCTGACCGGTGGTGAGGAGGTGCCCGCGTGTCTGAGCAAGAACAGCGGGCTAGCACTCCCGCCATCAGCAGCACCCAGTGAGCTCCTCCAGTTGCCGTTGGAGGCTGACAGGAACTCAGAAGAGCTGGTGGAGGCCCGGACCCCAACACCCAGCCCACAGAAGCCGCAGGAACTTGTTTCACCTGAGGTCACAGCTCCATCGGCCTCATCCTCAGCCACCTCCTCACCTGAGGGCTCTTCGCTGGCCCGGCCCCCACGGCGTCGCACCAGTGCTGATGTAGAAATTcgggggcagggggctggccGACCCGGGCAGCCTCCAGGCCCCAAAGTGCTTCGCAAGTTACCTGGACGGCTAGTGACCgtggtggaggaaaaggaactggTGAGGCGGCGGCGACAGCAGCGGGGGACTGCGAACACCCTTGCGCCTGGGGCCATGGAGAAGATGGGTACCAGCCCCGGAAGCCCGTCTGCCCGCAGCGTGTCGGGGCCGGAATGCTCACCTTCCACCAGCGGGCCCTGTGAAGCGGCTCCCCTCTCCACACTGCCCGCCCTCACCCAGCAGCCCTTCGTAGCTCGCCGTCGCATCGAGCTGGGGGTGTCTGGCGAGAGTGGCCCGGAAAACGGAGAGAGGGCGCTGCTTGCCGTCACCCCTCCTGCTCTGAAACGTCGGAGGGGGCGGCCTCCCAAGAACAGGTCTCCGGCGGATACTGCGCGAGGGACAGATGAGGCACCTCCGTCCACCTCTAAGGGGAAAAGCAATGGGGCGGAGGCAGTCCCTGGGGCTGAGACCCTCATTGTCACAGAGCCTGTCCCGGGACCCCAGCTTATTTCTGGGCCCCAGCATCTTGGACCCCAGCCCATTCATAGACCCGAGCCCATCATCCTGTCACCTGTGGAGAAAAGAAGGCGTGGGCGGCCCCCTAAAGCACGCGACTTACCAATTCCTGGGACCATTTCCTCTCAAGGGGATGGCAGCTTAGAGAGCCGGACACAGCCACTCCCGATGCCACCACCTGTGCCACCACTCCCTTCACTCCTAGCCTGTCCCATTGCTACTGTCGCCAACACTGTCACCACCCTCACCATTTCAACATCCCCACCCAAGCGGAAGCGGGGCCGACCTCCCAAGAACCCACCATCACCTCGGCCCAGCCAGCTCCCTGTCTTGGACCGGGACCCCTCTTCTGTCCTTGAGAGCTGTGGACTGGGGAGGCGGCAGCAGGGCCAGGGGGAGAGTGAGGGCAGTTCCTCGGACGAGGACGGAAGCCGCCCCCTCACCCGCCTGGCCCGGTTGCGCCTCGAAGCAGAGGGAGTGCGGGGACGAAAGAGTGAAGGGTCCATGGTGGTGGCTGTAATTCAGGACGACCTGGATTTAGCAGATGGTGGGCCAGGTGGGTTAGAATTGACACCACCCGTGGTCTCGTTAGCTCCAAAACTGCGCTCCACCCGGCTGCGTCCAGGGTCCCTAGTTCCCCCATTAGAGACTGAGAAGGTGCCTCGCaaacgtgcaggagtcccagtcgGCAGGGGTCCTGCACCCACAAAGCGGGGCCGCCTACAGTCCCCAAGTCCCTTGGGGCCTGAAGGTTCAGTAGAGGAGTCTGAGGCTGAAGCTTCaggtgaggaagaggaaggggatggAACCCCACGCCGACGGCCTGGCCCCCACCGACTTGGTGGAACAGCCAACCAAGGGGACCAGCGCATCCTGCGCAgcagtgcccccccccacccGGCTGGCCCCACTGTTAGTCACAGAGGCCGAAAGGCCAAGACGTGA